Part of the Brevibacillus brevis genome is shown below.
ATTCCCCAAGAAAAATACCCGCCTTCCCAGCGGGTACGAATGGTAGTGTTGCCGAAGGCTCCTGTATTTAATTCGTGGCGGCAAGCATGCAGTCTTTCTTTTTCTTGGCTTCGTACATCAGCGTGTCGGCTTTTTCAGCGAGCTGCAACGCGTCAGTCGCATGCAGCGGAAACGAGGCCACCCCGATGCTCACTGTCACACCGGACAACTCCTGTCGCACCTGCTGCTGGATTCGCTCGCCGATCGCCAAACCGGCAGTGGTGTCGGCATGAGGCAGCAGGACGACAAATTCCTCTCCGCCCCATCTCCCTACCGCATCGTGCTTCCGGACGCATGCTTGCAGGACAGAAGCGAATTGGCACAAGAGCTTGTCTCCTTCCACGTGACCATAACGGTCGTTGTACTTTTTGAAATTATCCAAATCTATAAACAACAAAGTGACCGGGTATTTGGAACGGCGGGCGACCTTTACTTCGTGATTCAGCCTGGCCAAAAACCGGCGATTGACCAGCACGCCTGTCAACGAATCGTGATAAGCCATCTGCCGCAGTGATTCCACGTACTTCCCGATCCGATACCCGGTAGCTGTCTGGATGACAGCCGCCATCATGATCCAACCTGCCTGCTCTCCCTCTGTCGGCATTCCGATCGCGAACAACCAAACGGCGATCATGAGAAAGGATGCCCCCAAGCCAATCCAGCGTGAATCCAAAGATT
Proteins encoded:
- a CDS encoding GGDEF domain-containing protein; translated protein: MDSRWIGLGASFLMIAVWLFAIGMPTEGEQAGWIMMAAVIQTATGYRIGKYVESLRQMAYHDSLTGVLVNRRFLARLNHEVKVARRSKYPVTLLFIDLDNFKKYNDRYGHVEGDKLLCQFASVLQACVRKHDAVGRWGGEEFVVLLPHADTTAGLAIGERIQQQVRQELSGVTVSIGVASFPLHATDALQLAEKADTLMYEAKKKKDCMLAATN